The Alnus glutinosa chromosome 1, dhAlnGlut1.1, whole genome shotgun sequence region CTAGCATAACCTTAAACCCCATATACCTTAGCGTCCTTTCAATTTCTTAGCCTccaaaaaaggagaaaaagccACGCTTTTTAGGCTCCTCCTCCACCATCACAGCCTTCATGCTATCCTGCTCAACAAGCCTCCAAGCCGCCTGCTCGAAAGCCAATCCGGCCAATGTGGGTGGCTTATTCAACACAAGCGGGTACCCTCTGTTGGTGCTCCTTATCACCTCCGAGTCCTCCGGAATCACACCCAACAACGCCAAACCCAACATCTCCTGCACATCCAGTACCGACATCATATCCTCGCCTTTGATCATATCCGTCCGAACCCGGTTCACCATCATCTTGATGTCCCTAATTCCGTCACATTCCAACAACCCAGTGACCCTATCGGCGTCTCGCAAGCTCGTGATGTCCGGCGTGGTCACGAGGACCGCCTCATTGGCCGGAGTGATGGCGGTGATGAACCCGGCATCGATTCCTGCGGGACAGTCGATGATAATGAAATCCGGGGAACCCTCTTGGCGAGCTTTCAAGGCGTCGACGAGCCAAACCAGGGCCTTTCCGCCGAAACCAATGGGGAGCTTGGAGCGAGGCTTGGAAATGCAGAGGAGTTCGAAGTTGGACCAGCGCTTGTCGCGGACGAGGGCCTGGTCGAGGCGGCAATCGCCGTTTAGAACCTCCATCACGGTGTAGTTGACGCGGTTCTCGAGGCCGAGGAGGAGGTCGAGGTTGCGAAGGCCGACGTCGGCATCGATGGCGACGACGGAGAAGCCGAAACGGGCGAGGGAGAGGCCGATATTGGCAGTGGTGGTGGTCTTGCCGACGCCACCTTTGCCGGATGTTATGACGACGACGCGGGGGGTGTCGCCGGCCAGTTGGGGCTTT contains the following coding sequences:
- the LOC133858296 gene encoding septum site-determining protein minD homolog, chloroplastic; this translates as MLSLHHHGFLHFTPSFSKPFYPKTLKPPTKPAHKTHALLQYNRKPQLAGDTPRVVVITSGKGGVGKTTTTANIGLSLARFGFSVVAIDADVGLRNLDLLLGLENRVNYTVMEVLNGDCRLDQALVRDKRWSNFELLCISKPRSKLPIGFGGKALVWLVDALKARQEGSPDFIIIDCPAGIDAGFITAITPANEAVLVTTPDITSLRDADRVTGLLECDGIRDIKMMVNRVRTDMIKGEDMMSVLDVQEMLGLALLGVIPEDSEVIRSTNRGYPLVLNKPPTLAGLAFEQAAWRLVEQDSMKAVMVEEEPKKRGFFSFFGG